Proteins encoded by one window of Myxococcales bacterium:
- a CDS encoding murein L,D-transpeptidase catalytic domain family protein: MLAAHLRTGFLTFATACALALGSIGCSAEAQSDLDDDADQEGSETVSEEALRLGNANRQGFKEPVYSTSEKEAVLARYSHIDRSNVVSGVLLDNALQYYHFNLQRIRNPRYLTIIDFSLHSSKRRLFIIDMQSGRVEPHVVAHGSGSDPANAGIPSGFSNREGSNASSLGYYVTAETYSGKWGYSLRLDGLSATNSNVRARAVVMHGASYVDDGRSLQGRSWGCPALPMDEKDAVINKVKGGSLLYADLPRR, encoded by the coding sequence ATGCTCGCCGCCCACCTCCGCACCGGCTTCCTCACCTTCGCCACCGCCTGCGCGCTCGCGCTCGGCTCCATCGGCTGTAGCGCGGAGGCGCAGAGCGACCTCGACGACGACGCCGATCAGGAAGGGTCCGAGACCGTCTCGGAGGAGGCGCTCCGGCTCGGGAACGCGAACCGCCAGGGCTTCAAGGAGCCGGTCTACTCGACCAGCGAGAAGGAGGCGGTGCTCGCCCGGTACTCGCACATCGACCGCAGCAACGTGGTCTCGGGCGTGCTGCTCGACAACGCGCTCCAGTACTACCACTTCAACCTGCAGCGCATCCGCAACCCGCGGTACCTCACGATCATCGACTTCTCGCTGCACTCGAGCAAGCGGCGCCTCTTCATCATCGACATGCAGAGCGGTCGGGTGGAGCCCCACGTGGTGGCGCACGGCAGCGGCAGCGATCCGGCGAACGCCGGCATCCCCTCGGGCTTCAGCAACCGCGAGGGCTCAAACGCGTCTTCGCTCGGCTACTACGTGACCGCCGAGACCTACTCGGGCAAGTGGGGCTACTCGCTGCGACTCGACGGGCTCTCCGCCACGAACTCGAACGTGCGGGCCCGCGCGGTGGTGATGCACGGCGCCTCCTACGTCGACGACGGCCGCTCGCTGCAGGGGCGCTCCTGGGGCTGCCCGGCGCTGCCGATGGACGAGAAGGACGCCGTGATCAACAAGGTGAAGGGCGGCAGCCTGCTCTACGCCGACCTGCCCCGCCGCTGA